cagacaaactcaaaCTGAGGGAcaatctacaaaataactggcatATACTCTTCAGTAATGTCAAGATCAAAGAAGCAAAGAGAGGCTGAGGAActaggccagattaaaggagattaaATACCATCAGcgaaatgtaaatcaaaccaccATGCGATGTCATCTTCTACcggttagaatggctattatcaaaaagactagaTAACAAGTAAGCgctgtggaaaaaagggaacccttgtacactgttggtgggaacatgcattggtgcaaccactgtggaaaacagtatggaggttcctcaaaaaactaagacTAGAACCACCATAGAATCCAGCAATCttactcctaggcatatatccagagaaattaaaacactaattcaaaaagataggtACACCTCCATGTTCAATGCAacgttatttataatagccaagacatggaaataacctaagtgtccatcgagtgataaaataaaaataaagaaggtgtggtatatatctacaatggaatattactcagccataaaaaagaaggaaataatgccatttgcagcaacatggatggaccgtgagggcattatgctaagtgaaataagtcagtgaaagacaaataccccatgatctcacttatatgtggaatcttaaaaaaacaaaaacaaacaaaaaaccaagctcGTAGATACAGGgaagagattggtggttgccagaggcagagggtgaagggtgggtgaaatgggtgatgggttcaaaaggtacaaacttctgttataaagtaaataagtcatagggatgtgcaggatgtacagcatggtgactgtagttaataagactgtattgtatatttgaagttTGTTAAGGGATTAGATCTCAAAAGttcccatcacaagaaaaaaactccGTAACTCTGTGTGGTGACAGCTGTTAACGAGACTTgttgatcattttgcaatatatacaaatatcgaatcattatgttgtatgcctaaaactaatataatgtcatatctccattatacctcaatagaaaataataagagATTAAATTCACGACAACAAGTGTAATGCATAACACTGAATTATATCTTAGATCAGGCAAAACATTAGCTATACAGGACATTATTAGGATAATTGGCTAAGTGTGAAAATGGACTATGCATAACATAACAGAATCGGACTGTATCAAccttaaattttctgattttgataatgGTGCTGTATTtatccttgtttttaggaaatacacactgaagtatttgtGGGGAACCATGTCTCTAACTTACTGCCAAATGattcatgagaaaaatatgtgCATGTGTCTTGTGTACAGATAgggagatagaaagagagagattttcaCTTGATTTTCTAATTCACAGTCTGAGCTTTGGTGGCATAAGCCAGCTTTCCCAGAGCTAAATCGTTAAAGAATGAGCTGCTCGAGGAGGTTCTCGACCTCATTCCTTACTCAAACATTCCCCAAGCACATCCCCTGTGCAATGCTCCATACTACTTTGCCTCTGAAGCCAAGTAATCCACCCAGGACGCAGTGCCTATGTGGCCTGGTATATACAATGCATCCTACCACTCCCAACCGTCTTTACTAGAAGGAATCCACCTCCTCACTCCATTTGTTTGGCAAAAGACAAAGTGATATCTTGTCATTTAAGTTTCTCACTTCTTCAACTAGTTGCAAAAATGGGCTCTCCCAATTGGCATTTCTACAGCGTcaattgccaaaatatttttttgccaCATGCTCTGTGTTGCAATACGCTGCTACAACTTTGCTTAGTCACTGAGTGATTTCCTCCCACTACCACTTAGAAGCTCCAGcattcttcttttattcttttaataaatttatttattttattttaattattttattttgggctgcgttgggtcttcgtttctgcacgcgggcttttctctggttgcggtgagcagggtctactcttcattgtggtgtgcaggcttctcattgtggtggcttctcttgttggaagcatgggctctaggcacacgggcttcagtagttgtgaaacacggcctcagtagttgtggctcgtgggctctagagcgcaggctcagtagttgtggcgcacgggcttagttgctccacagcatgtgggatcttcccagaccagggctcgaacccgtgtcccctgcattggcaggcggattcttaaccactgtgccaccagggaagcccccagcattCTTCTTGAGATGGCAGTACCCTCCAAGGAATATCACTCTATAAACTCTGAATCTCCTCCTTGTGTGCTTATTAACCCTGAAGTCAGTCCTTGTATTTGGGAAGGCAGGCAGCAAATTACCAAATACACtgaacttgttttttgtttgtttatttttatactaaaCTCATTTTGAggagagaggtgtgtgtgtgtgtgtgtgtgtgtgtgtgtgtgtgtacaaacatGCAATGACCTTTCCTCACCTGGCACTAAAATATGATTGTGATGTGGGTGGCAATTTGTGACAGACTATGCTATTCCCTTCTTCCTTGGGAGAGATCAGGAGCTTAGTTTTTTTATTATCAAGTTTGGGTGCACCTACCATCTCAGAGCAAATTTAACATGCCAACATAAGTGATTCCTAGGGGAATAGGTGTGTATATGATGACAGACTCTTCTTTTGTCGtcaacataaaaaatgaaaactttaggaTATTTCATAACTGTTCATGGTAACATCTCAATTATCCAACACTATTTAGAAATGACATATTCAAGACGGTTAAGTTTCCACGTAAGCAAGTGTGAAACCCTTTAAAGCCCCACCTTAACTATTTAACTGCAGTTTGACAGAAATCATTCCAACATCCACTGTATATTTTCAGGCGCTCTTAAATTAACAAtcataaatgatttaataaagaGCTACGGTCATTATCATGTACAGCATATTTTGATATCACTGTAATAGATCCATataccactactactactactactaacaaCAACAATACTGGCGGCAAcaacaatatttgttgaatgtcaCATGATATGCCAGATGCTATCttaagcactttacattcattcattaatttagcTTTCACAGCAACCATATGTAGAAtaacccccactttacagatgaggaaactgaagcagagagaggttaagcaactcgCCCAAGATTACAATGGGAGAGCTCCCGATTTAAACCCAGGTATAAGGACAAAAGGCAAATACATGGCCATCAAGTATAATTTCACGACAAAGTCCAGAAATCTCTATTTAAAAAAGGTACTGGCTACTTCCTTGTCAATAACACGCACACActattctccctcttttttctattctcacctatttttcttatctcttttatAGACTGTTTTCCCCACATTTCTTAGGTTTTTCACTATGTAGCTTTGGGTCAATATTGCTAACAAGCAGGGCCACTACCAGGTCAATATTGCCAACCCCGGGCCACTTACTTGAGGTGCACAAATTCTAGACACCCtgcttgcctcaccctagtcctggcTTGGCCACCAATAAGAATGTGTCTTTCGTTACTATTATGAAAAGGCATAATCTCTGATTCTAATTTCTGGTATTTATTTCACAATGAATCATCTCCATTTCCTCTCATTCGGGTTCAAGCCCATGCAATTCTTGACCTAATCATGTTGTAGTCCCCTCCAGAAGGCTATAAATCTGTAACAGTTATAAGAGGATGGTTCAAATGATTAATCTGATTGTTAAATTCTGGGAACTCCTTCATTGGTTTGCATTAAAGGGGCTGAAACAGAACAGACACTACCACGGGGTTGGGTAGAGAATTATACCTGGGATCACTGGGATGAGCCCTGGGTACCCCCATTTCTAGCAAGATGCCTATTCTCTGCACTTCCACGGTATATATCcagtgcatctttttttttttttttttttttacatccacaaagcaccgagctgacctccctgtgctatgcggctgcttcccactagctatcgatttttacatttggtagtgtatatatgtccataccactctctcacttcgtcccagcttctccttcctctACTGTGTCCTtgagtccgttctctacgtctgagtctttattcctgccctgccactaggctcatcagtaccatttttttagattccatatatatgcattagcatacggtatctgtttttctctttctgacttacttcactctgtatgacagactctagtccAGCGCATCTTTGATGGCTCCTACTTAACCCTTCACTTCCTCTGCTGGGACTAGAACCTTGTCCAAAGAGTCAGCCCACTTGTTTGAGATTTGCCAAGTTCTTGACCACCCCTCCTTCCTTGTGCCCCCTATATCCAGCTCATGGCTCTCTGGGAGTCTATTACAAATAGATGGATCATCTAGAATTGTCACACCAATTGTGGCCTCATATTGACTATTCCACTTCTTGAGACACCAGATGTCATGATCCTGACCTCACAGAAGACCCTAGACCAGTGCACACTGCACCTCTGGCTATTCCCTTCCTCTTTGCCCCTGCCCCAAGTTCCCTCAGCCCCAGCTTCCTATCATTCACTGAATGCCCAAGATGCCTTCTAGCTGAGCTCATCCAAGTCAAAGCTCTAAGCATCCTAGGAACACATTCGAGCACAGTTTGGAGCCACAAAAGGGCGACGCTGTGAAAGGAGAAAGTTTTGTCGAAGCACTAAATCATTAACTGAAGAAGCAATGTAAGCTAAGTACTGTGAGGTTTCTTAGACATTTTAGCAAGTTACTACTTGTATTAGTCAGAGtccttcagagaaacagaactaatacaTTGATAGAGTAGATGAAAAGATTTATATGAATGATTaactcacatgattatggaggctgagaagtcccaagagcTGTAGTTGGCAAGCTggggacccaggagagccaatggtgtagttccagtccaagtctgaagacCTGAGAACCAGTAGACTCGATGGAATAAGTTCCAGTCCAAGTGCAAGTCCATAGGCAGAAGACCAATGTCCAAGCTGGAAGACAGTTGGGAAGAGAGAGTGAAATCTCCCTTACTCAGCCTTTtagttctattcaggccttcagctggTTGAATGAGGTCcactcacattatggagggcaatctgctttactctgtTTACCAACTCAAacattaatctcatccagaaacaccctcacggacatacccagaataatgtttaaccaaatatctggacaACCTGTGGCCtagtcaggttgacacataaaattaaccatcacaagggTACACCTTCCACAACTTGGCACCATATGCCTCTCCTTAAACCatacttaatctccaaataaagacaataaaaaggtCATAACTCCACCTAACTGATACAACTATTTGCATACAAATGAAAATGCACTAATCCCCTCCCCAGAATAGGAGATAAGTCCTTGAGTGATGTTTACTCTTATCTTTGCTATCGCAAAACTTAAATACTATGATGtgaaattaacaataataaatactatGACATAAAGTCAGTATATGTTACatgataaaagaataagaaaaggaagaaagcaaagattATTTGCTTAGTGtatagatgtgtgtatatacatatctaaatacatatacatacaataaatatgtatacacacacaaatatatttgtaacaaaataagaaggaaatattCATATAATTATAGTCCTCATTTCTGTTAACTGGTCACATGGTCAAAACTGGTATTTATAACTACCTTCTTCAACTACTCAATAACAGTATTCATTATTGTCAGTGTACTCAGGCCTTTCCTCAAGGGGAACTGGCCTCCCCTTCATTGAAAATGCTTTGAGTCTATAAACTGGCTCAAGTCTGGGAATTGATTGACAGGCCATGACTCGCTGGTTTCATGATTCTGGTTAAGATTTTTCTTCACTTGACCTAGAACTTTTCTGCTTATGCAGATCAAGTAAGAACTTAGTAGGCTTCTACAAAATCTCAATGGCATGTAACAAAAAGGCTTTATTTCTTACTTATAAGTGTTTTCAGTCAGATGGGGTGATTCTGTCTCAAGCTACAGGCAAAGAACCAGCTTACTGCATGTGTTTCATGTAGAGAGCCCAGGTTAGAGGGGCAGCAACCACCTGCATCATGTTCTTCTCCCAGCAGAAGCTAAAAACTATCAAAGgggcaaggagaaacatgccctGCCTCTAAGATCTAGGCTTGGAGCTTCCACATTGTCAATTTCACCcatattccattggccaaagcaacaGGTATGGAGGATATTTGCAAACATTAGTCTAACTACTTCACACTGCTTGGATTTCCACATCCatccaagatggagtaacagggatGGGATTTACCCTCCTACTTGAAACAACTAAAGAAAtggccaaaatatataaaaaactattTCTAAGACATTGAAAATTGATGCAGTAAAAGACAGTGATCCCTGAAATATGGACAGCAAATGAAATGAGACCTATGATTTCCCATGCTTACTGCCTGGAGGGAGTTTCCAGGATGCTGAGCAGAGAAGGGAAACCCAAGCAGAGCCCTATGGTGCCCCCGAGTTGAAGAGACAGGGATAAAAGTCTGGAGAAGCCAAAAGGGCAAGAGTTCATAGGACAGAATaacagagagaagagagctgCATAGGGAGAACTCTGGAGATCTGCTGAATCTACAGCTGAGTGCTGAGCAGCACATGTGTGTGAGGAAACTACCCAAGACCAGGTAAAGAACCACCCAAAATGTTTAGGGAAACACTCCTCAGTTCTcacacagagaagggaaaagcTCCTGTTTCCACAAGTCAGAGTGGAAAAACTCATAATTCATGAGGCACTGAGGAGAGCACTCAGGAGGTTTTCCTCAGTAGTAAGGCAAAATAAGCCTTAGACTAAATGCTGCTCTGATCCTGCCTaccaaagcttaaaagcaagaccaaaaggatcaaactgtttctTATTAACATAACTGTGTTCCAGTAtgaaactcaaaaatatttatagggatattaaaaaatatagcactgaaaaagtaaaattcaaaatgtctgTCATCCTATCAAAAATGACTAGGCATGCAAGAAAGCAGGAAACTAACACCCCAAATTACAAGAAAACTCAATTGAAAACAAATGacacagatgatagaattagtagacaagTACATCAAACCAGGTGTTAGTTATAACTGTGTTTCATATATTTAAGAAGCTAGAGAAAATATTGAACCTGATAGTTTttcagaagatattttaaaagagccaaatgaaacttctagaaatgaaaacaatgtttaagatgaaaaataaactggCGTTGATTAACACCAGGTTAGCCAtcacagaagaaaagatcagagaATTTGGAGAAATAGCAATAAAAACCATCAAAAATGAAACATGGACAgcaaaaagattgaaaaaacaaATTGAACAGAGGATCAGTGAGCTTTGCGACAACTTCCAGCAACCGAATATTTGTGTAATTGTAATCTTTGAAGCAGGGAAAAGAGATGGGGATGGGGGCAGAAgatatatttggagaaataatgaCTGCATATCTTCCAACTTTGATAGAAACTATAGACCAACAGATCCAAGAAGGTCGACAAATCCCAAACTCCAGAAACATGACAAAAGCAACACCAGTGCACGTCACAGTCAAATTCTTTAAAAGCCAAAAAGCTCTTAAAAGcagcaggaggggaaaaaagtacattgtttacataagaaaaatataaagattactGCAAATTTATCATTGGAAACAATGTAAGGTAAAGTACAGTGAAGTAACatctttaaagtaatgaaagtatAAACTTGTACCCTAGatttctatacccagcaaaattaTCTTTCATAAATGAAGGTCATATATAGACTTTGCCAGATGTACAAAAGATTAAAGAATTCATCACCAACAGGCCTGCgctataagaaatattaaagaaagtccttcacacagaaggaaaatgataccagatgaaaATCTGAACttatacaaataaatgaagagcatTGGTAATGGTAACTACAtggataaatagaaaattatgtttcttattatctaaatctctttaaaagataattgactatctaaagaaaaataatagggcttacctggtggcgcagtggttgcgcgtccgcctgccgatgcaggggaacggggttcgcgccccggtctgggaggatcccacatgccgcggagcggctgggcccgtgggccatggccgctgagcctgcgcgtccggagcctgtgctccgcaacgggagaggccacaacagatggaggcccgcgtaccacaaaaaaaaaaaataaagaaagaaagaaaaataataatatgtattttagagtttataacatatgtagaagtaaaaatTATGGCAACATACCGGCAACAAGGGCCAGGAAGCGAAAAATTGAAGTATACTGTTGTCAGGATTTTATACTATGTATGAAGTGATTTACTATCACTTAAAGGTAGATGTGACAAGTTACAGATGTATACTACAAACTAATTCAACCACttaaataacaaaaccaaaaatcataGCTAATAAATTGACAAAGGAGATacaatggaatcataaaaaatactcaGTTAATCCAAAAGAATGCAGACAAAAAGGATAAGAGGAGCAAAGAATGGAtgagacaaagagaaagcaaatagcAAGATAGTAGATTTAAATCCTATCATATCactaatcacattaaatgtaaatggtctaaactcCTCCcctcaataaggaaacagaaattgtgagattagaaaataaagcaagactCAATTATACCCTGCCTACAATAAGACctgttaaatataaagacacacatcaattaaaattaaaataatggaaactaATATCTCATCTTAATAATCATCAAATGAAATGTGGGATGGCTATATTATTATctgacaaagtagacttcagagcaaataATATTACCAAAAATAAAGATCAGGAGGTTTCAAGATGGCGGTGGCTGGGGGGCTGACCGAGAGGCAGAGGTGAAGGCCCCCACGAAGTCAAAGAGGCCGAGAATCGTCCCCTCCCCGCTTCTCACAGTCCCAGGAACCCAGCAGAAGTGTTtttaggttttggttttgttttgttttctagacaAGCAAGTAAACTACACAAACTGTCAACATGGGACGGAGATCTACATCATCCACCAAGAGTGGAAAATTTATGAACCCCACAGACCAAGCCAGAAAAGAAGCTCGGAAGAGAGAattaaagaggaacaaaaaacagCGCATGATGGTACGAGCTGCAGTTTTAAAGATGAAGGATCCCAAACAAATTATCTGGGACATGGAAAAATTGGATGAAATGGAGTTTAACCCAGTGCAACAGCCACAGTTAAATGAGAAAGTGCTGAAAGACAAGCGTAAAAAGCTACATGAAACCTTTGAACGTATTTTACGACTCTATGAGAAAGAGAATCCAGATATTTACAAAGAATTGAGAAAGCTAGAAGTAGAATATGAACAGAAGAGGGCTCAACTTAGCCAATATTTTGATGCTGTCAAGAATGCTCAGCATGTGGAAGTGGAGAGTATTCCTTTGCCAGATATGCCACATGCTCCTTCCAACATCTTGATCCAGGACATTCCACTTCCTGGCGCCCAGCCACCCTCCATCCTTAAGAAGACCTCGGCCTACAGACCTCCAACTCGGGCAGTTTCTATACTTCCTCTTCTTGGACATAGTGTTCCACGTTTGCCCCCTGGCAGGAAACCTCCTGGTCCTCCCCCTGGTCCACCTCCTCCTCAAGTCTTGCAAATGTATGGCCGCAAAGTGGGCTTTGCCCTAGATCTTCCCCCTCGTAGGCGAGATGAAGACATGTTATATAGTCTCGAACTTGCTCAACGGGGTCATGATGATGATGTTTCCAGCGCCAGTGAAGATGACGGCTATCCTGAAGACATGGATCAAGATAAGCATGACGACAGTACTGATGACGGCGACACTGACAGATCAGATGGAGAAAGTGAAGGGGATGAATTTGTGCAGCGTGATGATAATGGGagagaaaacaatgaagaaaagaagtCAGGTCTGAGTGTACAATTTGCAGATACGCCTGGGAaatcaagaagaagaagaagaacatgAAGGAGCTGACTCCTCTTCAAGCCATGATGCTTCGAATGGCAGGTCAGGAAACCCCTGAGGAGGGACGAGAAGTAGAGGAATTTTCAGAAGACGATGATGAAAATTCTGACGATTCTGAAGCAGAAAAGCAGTCACGAAAACAGCATAAGGAGGAATCTCTTTCTGATGGCACATCTTCTGCTTCTTCACAGCAGCAGGCTCCTCCACAGTCTGTTCCTCCTTCTCAGATACAAGCACCTCCCATGCCAGGACCACCTCCTCTTGGACCACCACCTGCTCCACCTTTACGGCCACCTGGACCACCTACAGGCCTTCCTCCTGGACCACCTCCAGGNNNNNNNNNNCCACCACCAGGCCGACCCCCTGGCCCTCCCCCCGGTCCACCTCCAGGTCTGCCTCCTGGCCCTCCTCCTCGGGGACCCCCACCCAGGCTACCTCCCCCCTGCACCTCCAGGTATCCCTCCACCTCGTCCTGGCATGATGCGCCCACCTTTGGTGCCTCCACTTGGACCTGCCCCACCTGGGTTTTTCCCACCAGCTCCTTTGCCAAACCCGGGAGTTTTAAGTGCTCCACCCAACTTGATTCAGCGACCCAAGGCGGATGATACAAGCGCAGCCACCGTTGAAAAGAAAGCCACAGCAACCATCAGTGCCAAGCCACAGATCACTAATCCCAAGGCAGAGATTACTCGATTTGTGCCCACCGCACTGAGGGTACGTCGGGAGAATAAAGGGGCTACTGCTACTCCCCAGAGAAAGTCAGAGGATGATTCTGCTGTGCCTCTTGCCAAAGCAGCCCCCAAATCCGGTCCATCTGTTCCCGTCTCAGTACAAACTAAGGATGATGTTTACGAAGCGTTCATGAAAGAGATGGAAGGGCTGCTGTGACAGCTTTTGATGCTAGAACAGGCTTCGGTTCACATCAGTGGTTCAGGGAGAGAGAGGCTCTTATTCAATTTAGGTGAAAGAGCCACTTTCACTGTcagggtatttttaatttcagttcaaGGAATATCCTAAAGTTTAGCCTTGTTCAGAATTTACTGCATATAAAAGAGGGTATTTCATTCAAAATAGATTGGTTATTGAAGCAGTGCTGCTAACATCCATCCCCTTTCATACCACCATTTTCATCCCACTTCTTCCCGTACTCCAGTTCCTTGGAAACTTGTCATCAAGGGGATCTTTGTTACTTATTTGTTTTGATTCTCTTCTTGTGTGCTGTGGGCACTGGAGATTTCTAAAAAACCAGTTTGTTTCACCCCATCTTACCTTTCATGTTTgagttctttttaatattttcttgtaaatattttgtaatattgtaGTGAAATGGATCACAATGTCATTTCCTAATACAAAGCAAGATATGTGGGAAGAAAATGTACAATTCtttgattaaaattatttcccaCTGACCTAAACTTTAAGTGTTtcgtggaatgaataaataaataaatgttctacactaaaaaaataaagatcacttCCTAATGAAAAAGGGGAACATTCATcaaagacataacaatcctatcTGTTTATGTACCTAATAATAGAATTTCAAAATACACGAAGTAAAAATTGATAGAACTGCCAGGAGAAATAGACGAATCCACAATTTTAGTCAGAGATTTCAACATACTTCTCCCTAGAACTTACAGaacaagtagagagaaaaatcatAAGGTTATAGAAGACTTCAACAACACTATTATCCAACTTGCCCAATCAACATTTATAGGACTCCACACAACAACTGCAGACTACACATTCTCTTCAAGTGTACCTGGAACATTCATCACATAACAGCCTCCCACCTGGTCTTCCTAATCCCAGGCTCTCATTCCCTTCAATTTCATTTTGCATATTACCAACAAAATTATGTTTCTAAAGCACTCGCCTATTTTATGTTTCAGGCTACTTCTCTGCTTTGAAATCTTTGGTGGTTCCCTAGTGCTTAAGGATTCAGTATacgcatttttttgttttgttttgtttttttgtggtacgcgggcctccctctgctgcggcctctcccgttgcggagcacaggctccggacgcgcaggctcagcggccacggctcacgggcccagccgctccgcggcatgcgggatcctcccggaccggggcgcgaacccggttcccctgcatcggcaggcggacgcgcaaccactgcgccaccagggaagcccagtataagcatttttaatcaaataatataACATAGTGGAGCGAAGagaggctttggaatcagatctTGTTTTAACTCTCAGTTCACCACTTACTATCTGTGTAACCCTTGGACAAGAAGTCTAATCTGTCTAATACCTcaatttcatcatttgtaaaatgagtataataccTGATTTACAAGGCTGAGTATGGCTTATTGACAATGTGTTTAAAATACTTAGCAAAGCGTGTAGCATATAGTAGGAGCCCCATAAA
This window of the Physeter macrocephalus isolate SW-GA chromosome 21, ASM283717v5, whole genome shotgun sequence genome carries:
- the LOC102988460 gene encoding LOW QUALITY PROTEIN: WW domain-binding protein 11-like (The sequence of the model RefSeq protein was modified relative to this genomic sequence to represent the inferred CDS: inserted 1 base in 1 codon; deleted 1 base in 1 codon), with the translated sequence MGRRSTSSTKSGKFMNPTDQARKEARKRELKRNKKQRMMVRAAVLKMKDPKQIIWDMEKLDEMEFNPVQQPQLNEKVLKDKRKKLHETFERILRLYEKENPDIYKELRKLEVEYEQKRAQLSQYFDAVKNAQHVEVESIPLPDMPHAPSNILIQDIPLPGAQPPSILKKTSAYRPPTRAVSILPLLGHSVPRLPPGRKPPGPPPGPPPPQVLQMYGRKVGFALDLPPRRRDEDMLYSLELAQRGHDDDVSSASEDDGYPEDMDQDKHDDSTDDGDTDRSDGESEGDEFVQRDDNGRENNEEKKSGLSVQFADTPGKXKKKKKNMKELTPLQAMMLRMAGQETPEEGREVEEFSEDDDENSDDSEAEKQSRKQHKEESLSDGTSSASSQQQAPPQSVPPSQIQAPPMPGPPPLGPPPAPPLRPPGPPTGLPPGPPPGXXXPPPGRPPGPPPGPPPGLPPGPPPRGPPPRLPPPAPPGIPPPRPGMMRPPLVPPLGPAPPGFFPPAPLPNPGVLSAPPNLIQRPKADDTSAATVEKKATATISAKPQITNPKAEITRFVPTALRVRRENKGATATPQRKSEDDSAVPLAKAAPKSGPSVPVSVQTKDDVYEAFMKEMEGLL